The Anastrepha ludens isolate Willacy chromosome 2, idAnaLude1.1, whole genome shotgun sequence genome contains a region encoding:
- the LOC128857718 gene encoding uncharacterized protein LOC128857718, which produces MVSKSAVSGEERPVFIPPRKRQTSKKVNGAQNYVDHIVNVQNRQKLSPSNPALDEDLLKTSLILKNKQPLPQIPGAQTNGDATDDQLAHKTSQSIDNIYEDDNELQNFESVSQGTKSTNRHESTTVTPSSYSESSLDAKSHDCLSNRSSSKKRVNIRTDPLHVRSQRESPEITNYEDLESGETSVLNADVHSLERYNTRRSMDSNYLTMTGTIKRGRKKGQSLDLQINISREELEQINAVTAATQVNKQQNLCCTCTPKTGLHILILSLICLPFVTLVSSIYSFYIGTLTWYNMFNYFNEEKSCVYKFFMSPILILAYPVGILVCTLGLGIYAGIVQLSLQLNSWLNEMADIEKGFYGWLCSFLHLSDCSPYEVVILTEIRLPHDVPRVHVNTSTEELSL; this is translated from the exons AACCGTCAAAAACTTTCACCATCAAATCCTGCACTTGACGAGGACTTACTCAAAACctccttaatattgaaaaataaacaaccacTGCCGCAAATACCAGGTGCTCAGACCAATGGAGATGCTACCGACGACCAATTGGCACACAAGACTTCACAGTCCATAGACAATATTTATGAAGACGATAATGAATTGCAGAATTTTGAGAGCGTTTCACAAGGCACAAAATCAACAAATCGGCATGAAAGTACTACAGTTACGCCAAGTAGCTATTCAGAGAGTAGTTTGGATGCAAAGTCTCACGATTGTCTTAGCAATCGCTCTTCCTCAAAGAAACGCGTAAATATTCGTACCGATCCCTTGCATGTGCGAAGTCAACGTGAGTCACCTGAAATAACTAACTATGAGGATCTGGAATCGGGTGAGACGAGCGTTTTAAATGCCGATGTGCATAGTTTGGAGAGGTACAATACGCGCAGGTCAATGGATAGTAATTATCTAACTATGACAG GTACAATTAAACGCGGCCGCAAAAAGGGTCAAAGCCTGGATCTGCAAATCAATATCAGTCGCGAAGAGCTGGAACAAATCAATGCTGTTACAGCTGCCACTCAGGTGAATAAACAGCAGAATCTCTGTTGCACCTGCACTCCGAAAACCGGTCTACATATTCTTATCTTATCACTGATATGTCTTCCATTCGTGACGTTAGTCTCGAGCATATATTCATTTTATATTGGCACACTCACCTGGTACAACATGTTCAACTACTTCAATGAGGAAAAATCTTGCGTTTATAAATTCTTTATGTCACCCATACTTATACTCGCCTATCCGGTGGGCATACTCGTTTGCACCCTCGGCCTAGGCATATATGCGGGCATTGTGCAATTAAGTCTACAACTCAATAGTTGGTTGAACGAGATGGCCGACATTGAGAAGGGCTTTTACGGCTGGTTATGCTCATTCCTACATCTCTCCGATTGCAGCCCATACGAAGTGGTCATATTAACAGAGATACGACTGCCGCACGATGTGCCTCGTGTACATGTGAATACTTCCACTGAAGAATTATCGCTGTAA